A stretch of the Clostridium botulinum genome encodes the following:
- a CDS encoding DegV family protein: MDKIKIITDSTCDLNKQVIREYDIDVIPLIVNFGEESYVDGVDINIREFLRKMDEENIFPTTSGINPNKFYQHYKRYLDEGYKIISIHLSSKMSGTYQSACMAKEMLETDNIVVIDSMNVTAGLGLLVIKASQLAKNGHSIQEIKKIIEDTIPHIKNAYAFASLDNLVKGGRLSKTMGAIGNLLNIKLILAVVDGEMAVIDKVRGTKKAIKTIISSLEKMDNNELSILLHIDNNDIRPVLEEELKDKMVNFIVCDVGCVVGTHSGPNACGVAFIEKF, encoded by the coding sequence ATGGATAAGATTAAAATAATTACTGATAGTACATGTGATTTAAATAAGCAAGTTATCAGAGAATATGACATAGACGTTATACCGCTAATAGTAAACTTTGGTGAGGAAAGTTATGTAGATGGTGTAGATATAAATATAAGAGAATTTTTAAGAAAAATGGATGAAGAAAATATATTTCCAACTACATCAGGAATAAATCCTAATAAATTTTATCAACATTATAAAAGGTATTTAGATGAGGGATACAAAATAATTTCAATTCATCTTTCATCTAAAATGAGTGGGACATATCAATCAGCGTGTATGGCCAAAGAAATGTTAGAAACAGATAATATAGTAGTAATAGATAGTATGAATGTAACTGCTGGACTTGGACTTCTTGTAATTAAGGCGTCTCAGTTAGCTAAAAATGGACATAGTATACAAGAAATAAAAAAAATCATAGAAGATACAATTCCTCATATAAAAAATGCATATGCATTTGCTAGCTTAGATAACCTAGTTAAAGGTGGAAGACTTTCAAAAACTATGGGAGCAATAGGTAATCTTTTAAATATAAAATTGATTTTAGCAGTTGTAGATGGTGAAATGGCTGTTATTGATAAAGTAAGAGGAACAAAAAAAGCAATAAAAACAATAATATCAAGTCTAGAAAAAATGGATAACAATGAATTAAGTATATTACTTCATATAGATAATAATGATATACGTCCTGTTTTGGAAGAAGAATTAAAAGATAAAATGGTTAATTTCATAGTATGTGATGTTGGATGTGTAGTTGGGACACATTCAGGACCAAATGCTTGTGGTGTAGCATTTATAGAAAAATTTTAA
- a CDS encoding tRNA (cytidine(34)-2'-O)-methyltransferase, whose amino-acid sequence MANTPNLNIVLFEPEIPQNTGNIGRTCVLTNSKLHLIKPLGFSIDDKSVKRAGLDYWPHLKLEIHESFDDMIRKYPDANIYLSTTKGAKYHHDEVNYKEGDFIVFGRESSGLPDYIRDRYIENRIRVPMIKTTMRSLNLSNTVSIVAYEALRQLGFPEMK is encoded by the coding sequence ATGGCAAATACACCAAATTTAAATATAGTATTATTTGAGCCAGAAATACCACAAAATACGGGGAATATAGGAAGAACTTGTGTTTTAACTAATAGCAAATTACATTTAATAAAACCACTAGGATTTAGTATAGATGATAAAAGTGTAAAAAGAGCTGGATTAGATTATTGGCCTCATTTAAAATTAGAAATACACGAATCTTTTGATGATATGATAAGAAAATATCCAGATGCTAATATTTATCTATCTACTACTAAGGGAGCTAAATATCATCATGATGAAGTAAACTATAAAGAGGGAGACTTTATTGTATTTGGTAGAGAATCTTCTGGATTACCAGATTATATTCGAGATAGATATATAGAAAATAGAATTAGAGTACCTATGATAAAAACTACTATGAGATCATTAAATCTTTCAAATACTGTATCTATAGTTGCATATGAAGCGTTAAGACAACTAGGTTTTCCAGAGATGAAATAG